ATCCCCTGCCTTGAAAGGGGCCTGGGCGGGCGTGACGGAGCACGCGGCGAGCAGGAAAACGGGTAGGGGTAGCAGGAGTACTTTCTTCATCTCTCTTAATCTAGACTCATACGTTTTTCAGTACATGCACATTTGTGCCTAGTGCTAGCCGGTTGCCACTGGCCGCGTGTCGTCGCTGATCCAGTCGCTCCACGATCCGGCGTACAGGCGGTTGTCCGGGCCGAGCGGCACGCCGGCCAGTTCGCGGGCCAGCAGGTTCGGTGTGGCGCTCACGCCGCTGCCGCAGTACGTGATGGTGGGGGCGGCCCCGGCGTTCAGGTGCACGCCCAGCACCTCGGGGCTGCGCCAGTGGCCCGCGCCGTCCAGTACGCCGCTCCAGTCGCGGTTCACGGCGCCGGGGATGTGCCCGGCCTTCCGGTCGATGGGTTCCACCTCGCCCCGGTAGCGGGCCGGGGCGCGCGAGTCGATCAGCACCGTGCCCGGCGCGCGGTCCTGCACGTCCTGCGCGGTGGCCACCATGTCGGGCTGCACGCGCGGCGTGAAGGTCGTGGGCGCGTGGGTGGCGTCGTCGGTACTCACCGCGCCGCCCGCCGCCTGCCATGCGGGCCAGCCGCCGTCCAGCACGAACACCTGCGTGTGCCCCAGCCAGCGCAGCAGCCACCACGCCCGCGCCGCGTAGAAGCCCTGCCCGGTACTGGGGTCGTCGTAGCACACGACCACGCTGTCGTTCCCGATGCCCACGCGGCCCAGCCACCCGGCCAGCGCCGCCGGGTCCGGGAGTGGGTGCCGTCCGCCCGCGCCGCCGGGCTGCACGGGGCCGCTCAGGTCCGTTTCCAGGTCCGCGTAGGCGGCGCCCGGAACGTGCCCGGCCAGGAACGCGACGCGGCCCACCAGCGGGTCGCTCAGGGCGTACCGGCAGTCCAGCACGCGCACGTCTGCGTCCTGCGCGTGGTCCAGCAGCCACGCGGCGGTCTTCAGAGGGTGCTTCGGTGGAGGGGGGGTCATGCGTCACAGGCTACAACCGCGCGGCGACCAAAACAAAAAACCCGCCACTCGGGCGGTTATTCCTAGAAGATAGCGCGGAATGCACGGGCTGTCAAACCCATGCAGAGCACCGGGAAAAAGCCGTCTGAAACGCATCTGGGTACGTCGGAAGGCCTCCGGCTCCATGCACCCCCCCCGTAAATCGTGACGCGCCGTCTGGGAGAAAGGCCGCCAGTCTGTATACTGGAAAGTCTGTGGTCCGGGCCGCCCAGTGGGGGCGGCGGACAATCGGCGGAACCCCCCAGACGCCCGGGGCGGAACCGACACCGTGCAAGGAGCGTCCACATGCATAAAGTCGCTATCGTAGGCCGACCCAACGTCGGCAAATCCAGCCTGTTCAACCGCCTCATCGGCCGCCGCGAGGCTGTCGTGGCCGACCTTCCCGGCGTCACCCGCGACGCCAAGGAAGGCCTGATGCTGCACCAGAACCACCGCATCACCCTGATCGACACCGGCGGCCTCTGGAGCGGCGACGAGTGGGAAGACGCCATCCGCGAGAAAGCCGAGTGGGCCATGGAAGGCGCGCAGGCCGTCATCTTCGTCCTCGACCCCCGCGAGGGCCTCTCGGCCGCCGACTACGAGGTCACCGACTGGCTGCGCCGCCTGGGCAAACCCGTCATCATCGCCGCGAACAAGATCGACAGCCCCAAGCACGAGGTCTACATGGCCGAACTGTGGGGTCTGGGCTTCGGCGAACCCATCGCCATCAGCGCCGAACACGCGCGCGGCCTCGACGACCTGCTCGACCGCGTCATGACCTACCTGCCCGAGGACACCGAGGACGTTCCGGACATCGCGCCCATCCGCATCTCCCTGATCGGCCGCCCGAACGTCGGCAAGAGCAGCCTGCTGAACGCCATCACGCAGACCGACCGCGCCATCGTCGCCGATATGCCCGGCACCACCCGCGACTCCCTGGACGTCGAGTGGGACTACGGCGGGCAGCGCTTCGTGCTGGTCGACACCGCCGGCATCCGCAAGAAACCCGACACGGCCGTCGAGGACTACGCCATCCAGCGTTCGCAGGCCGCCATCGGCCGCAGCGACCTGATCTGGCTGGTCGTGAACGCCGGGGACCTCGGCGACCACGAACTGAAACTCGCGAACCTCGCGTACGACAGCGGCAAACCCGTGATCGTCATCGTGAACAAGTGGGATCTCGTGCCCGACGCGGACCTCAAGTCCACCGAGAAGGACCTGAACCAGAAACTCCACCACATCAGCTACGCGCCCCGCGTGTACACCAGCGCCATCAACGAGTACGGCATTCACGAGATGCTGGCCGAGGCCATGAAACTCCACGAGAAATGGCAGAGCCGCATCCCCACCAGCGAACTGAACCGCTGGCTGGGCGTCTGGCAGATGCGCCAGAGCGTCCCGAACTTCCACGGCAAGAAACTCAAGATGTACTTCATGACCCAGGTCGAAACCGCGCCCCCCACGTTCGCGATCTTCTGCAACCGCGCCGACTTCGTCACCCGCGCCTACGAGGGCTTCCTCCAGAACCGCATCCGCGAGGACCTGCAACTCGCCGGGATTCCCGTGCGCCTCAAGTGGAACGAGAAAGGCCCGTACAAACGCGGCAAGAACGCCGAGAACGACGACTGAATCTCGTCACTTGCCCCCGCTCCGGCGGGGGTTTTTCGTGACGGAGTCGCCGTTCACGGCGCTGATCTCCGCCACGAACAACCCCCGGTCAGGGTGCCTGTCCCGTGAAGTACCGGCGGGCCAGGGCCACGGCGTCCAGGCCGACCTGTTGCCCGATGCGCCGCCCGGCGAGGTCGTCGGGTTCGATGTGAATGCCGCCCCAGATGCGGGACTGCCCGGCCTGATCGGCGGCGTCGGCGTACGTGGCCCATTGCAGGCGCACGGGTACGGTGTTGCTGTTCCGGTCGATCAGCAGCGCGCCGGGCCGGACGGTGATCTCGTGCAGGCCGCCGGGGAAGAAGGCGCTGCCGGTCAGGTCGGTCAGGACCTCGGCGGCGGCGCGGCTGAACGTGGAGTGCCCGGACACGAAGCCGGGGAAGGCCGGGCTGACGAAACTGGCCGCCTGGTACGGCACCCAGCGCAGCGGGTCGATCCACTGGACGCCGGCGGCGGCGCTCCAGCCGCGCACCATGGCCTTCCCGCCGCGTTCCTCCAGGACGTCCACCTCGTCCTGAAGGCCGCGCATGCCCTGCGTGGCGACGAAACGGACAAGTGAGATGGGGCGGGCGGTGTCGGTCTGGCGTTTGACGTCCCACGCGGCGATGGCGGCGTCGTGCAGCGCGCCGTTCAGGGCGAGGTACATCTTCAGGTCCCATTCCAGGCGGCCCAGTTCGGGGCCGCGTCCGCCCAGGCGGCGCTGGAAGGTGGGGGCGTCGGCGGCGGCGTTCGCCAGGACGTTCCAGTGGCCGGGGGGCGTCTCGGCGCGCGGGCCGTCCGCCCAGTACTCCGCGATGACCCGGCCGTAATCGGCGAGCCGCACCACGTTCGGCGGGTAGGGGAGGCCGGTGGCGGGGTTCAGGGCGTGCCCGGCGCCGTCGTTGCGGCCCGGCGTGTTGTTGCCCAGCGCGGCCGGGGAGATGTCGGTCGTGGTATTCAGGCGGTCGTCCAGTCGGCTCTGGCGGCGCAGCAGGTCCGGAATCCAGCGGGCGCGCATCTGCGGGTCGTTCAGGCTGGGGGCGGGGCCGGGGTCGTGGTAGTAGCGGCCCTGGCGGGTCATGGCGAAGGGTTTCACGGCGCCCCAGTGGGCGCCCATGTACGGCTGCGGGCCGCTCTGGGGAATGCCGTTCTGGGTGAACGGCTGGGCCAGCAGCAGGCGCTGCCAGCGGTCCGGGTCGTTCAGGGTGACGCCGGGCTGTTCGGGGCGCAGGGGTTCGTTGCTGAATCGGTAGCCGCTGGTGTCGGCGTACCCGCCGCGTTCGTTGGAGCCGTCGTCGCGGTTCAGGTCCAGGATCGCCTGCCCGGTGCGGTTGCCGGTCGCGCTGGCCGAGTCGCCCTGCGTGCCGGTGTCGTCGGGGTTCAGGCCCAGGTGCCGCAGGCGGTCGTCGAAGCAGGCGCCGAGCGCCGGGACGGTCGCGGTGAAGCGGGCGCTCAGGACGCGGTGCGCGGCGCGGTTGACGGCTTCCTCGACCTGGGCGGGCGTGCCGCTGCGCTGCTCGTTCACGAACACGCCCCGCGCGACCGGGTCGAAGGTGGCCCAGGTGTCGTACATGGCGGCGGACAGGTGGAACAGCGTGCGGGCGTGCACGGTGGGTTGCGGCAGCACGTTGCGGATGGCGTTCAGGGCCAGTTCGTTCCACACGCGCGCCGCCGAGTGGCCCGGCGCCTCGATGGCCGCCCATTCCTGCGTGCTCAGGGGGCAGCGGACGGGCTGGGTGGGTGGGGGCGGGCGGGGGCAACTGGTCAGTCCGGCGCACAGCGCGGCGCCGAGCAGCAGCAGGCGTCGCCGGGCCGGTGCGAAGATTAAGGAGGCCTTCATCTGAGTTCAGTGTAGGCGACTCCCCGGTCAGCTGCGGCGCAGACCCTGCCCCGTGACTGCCACAGGAGGCCGGCCCCGCCCCGAATCCTGGGGCGGGGCCGGTGCCGTGTGGGCAGGCGGGTCAGGGCTGGTAGGTCTTGAGCAGGCCGCCGAAGCCGCTGAGGGTCCGGGCGCGGTAGAACACCAGACTGATCGGCAGGTTGCTGCCGCTGCTGGGCACGAAATCGATGTTCAGGCGGTCACTCTGCGGGCGCCACAGCAACACAGGCTCGTCGGGTTTCAGGGCGTTGCCGGTGCGGGGCAACTTGATGGTCTGCGTGATCGGGCCGTCCTGCACGTGCATCGCACCCCGGTACAGGCCGCCGCGCGGGCTGAGGGCCACGGCGGTACCGGCCGCGCCGTTCACCTCGAGGTCGTACAGCACGCCGTAGTTGCCGCTCAGGCGCACGCTCTGGCCGGTCAGGGCGTCCGTGCCGGTCAGGGCCGGATCGACCCGGCCGTCCCCGATCACGATGCGGGCGGGTAGGGCACCCAGATTCACGCGCAGGGACCGCACGGCGCCCTGGAAGGTGCCGCGCACGTGCTTACCGTCCGGGCGCAGGTACGGGAGTTGCTGCATGACCTGCGCGGTGGGCGGCAGGGCGTCCTCGAGCATCAGGAAGGTCAGTTCCACCCGCCCCGAGGTGATCAGGTCCTGCATGACGTTCACGCCGCTCCCGGCGCTCAGGGTGGGGCTGGCGTACACGGCGGCCGTCTGGCCCGGCAGCAGGTTCAGGGTGGTGCCGCCGCTCGACGCGAAGTACTCCAGCAGCGTCACCTGCCCCAGGATGCCCTCGATGCGGGTGGGGGCCGTCTCGCCCAGGCGTTCGCTGCGCACCTCGACCGGGCGGCTCTCGAGGTTGCGGGCCATGACGTACAGCCGCGCGGGTCGGCCCAGGCCGTTCAGGTGGTAAGCGAGCAGGCGCGCGCGGCCCGACAGGCTGTCCTGGTACAGCACGCCGCTCTGCGCGGGCACCTCGGGGCTGTCACTGAACAGCAGCGGGTAACTGGGGCCCTCGGCGGTGGTGGGCGTCGCGGACGGGTACGACAGCACCTGCGGGTCCGGGAAGGAATCGCCGGGCAGGGCGTACTTCAGCGCGTAGGTCAGGGGCGTGTCGATGGGCGTGCCCTCCACGCGGATGGTCCGCGTGAACGGCTGGCTCTGCAGGCCGCGGCTGTTCGTGACGGTCAGGCTGACCGTGTACGTGCCGGGCTGGAAGTACGCGTCCTGACGGCCGGTCCAGCGGCGCGCGGTGATGTCCGCGCCGTCCGGGTCGAAGGGGTACTCGGTGTACACGACCCGCTCGCCCGGCGCGTAGGTGGTCTTGTCGGTACTGAACCGCGCCTGCGGAATCAGCGGGTTCCCGCCGTCCCGCAGGGCGGTCAGGGTGAAGGTGCGGCCGTCGTCGGTGCTGAGGTTGGCGTTCAGCGCGTCGGCCAGGGTGCGGGCGCTGACGTACAGCACGCCGCCCAGCGTGGCGACCGTCCCGGCGGGCTGCGGCGTGCCGTTCAGGGACGCGCTGTTCTGGCGGGTGTCGACGCTCAGCCGGGCCAGCTGCACCTGACCGGCCGTGCCGGGCAGCGGGTGTCCCAGCAGGGCCGCCGTTTCCCGCAGCGGCAGCATGGTGCGTCCGCCCACCAGCCGGGGCGCGGCGAGCAGCGTGACGGGGTCGCCGTTCACGAAGGTGGCGGTCTGGTCGACCGTGAAGGTCAGCTGCACCGAGCCGAGCGCGGGTTGCGCGGCCAGTGCGCCGCCCGGCAGCCCGAGCGTCAGGCCAGCCGTGAGCCCGGCCGTGAGAACGCCGCCCTGCGTGGGCGGCGCCAGCAGGGCCAGCAGGGTCAGCAGGCGCGTTCGTCCGCGCGGGCGCTGGTCCGCAGTGGACCGGAAGGGCAGGGAGGGGAAAGACCGCAGAGGCATCCGCCGAGTATGCCG
The DNA window shown above is from Deinococcus sp. LM3 and carries:
- a CDS encoding sulfurtransferase — protein: MTPPPPKHPLKTAAWLLDHAQDADVRVLDCRYALSDPLVGRVAFLAGHVPGAAYADLETDLSGPVQPGGAGGRHPLPDPAALAGWLGRVGIGNDSVVVCYDDPSTGQGFYAARAWWLLRWLGHTQVFVLDGGWPAWQAAGGAVSTDDATHAPTTFTPRVQPDMVATAQDVQDRAPGTVLIDSRAPARYRGEVEPIDRKAGHIPGAVNRDWSGVLDGAGHWRSPEVLGVHLNAGAAPTITYCGSGVSATPNLLARELAGVPLGPDNRLYAGSWSDWISDDTRPVATG
- the der gene encoding ribosome biogenesis GTPase Der codes for the protein MHKVAIVGRPNVGKSSLFNRLIGRREAVVADLPGVTRDAKEGLMLHQNHRITLIDTGGLWSGDEWEDAIREKAEWAMEGAQAVIFVLDPREGLSAADYEVTDWLRRLGKPVIIAANKIDSPKHEVYMAELWGLGFGEPIAISAEHARGLDDLLDRVMTYLPEDTEDVPDIAPIRISLIGRPNVGKSSLLNAITQTDRAIVADMPGTTRDSLDVEWDYGGQRFVLVDTAGIRKKPDTAVEDYAIQRSQAAIGRSDLIWLVVNAGDLGDHELKLANLAYDSGKPVIVIVNKWDLVPDADLKSTEKDLNQKLHHISYAPRVYTSAINEYGIHEMLAEAMKLHEKWQSRIPTSELNRWLGVWQMRQSVPNFHGKKLKMYFMTQVETAPPTFAIFCNRADFVTRAYEGFLQNRIREDLQLAGIPVRLKWNEKGPYKRGKNAENDD
- a CDS encoding vanadium-dependent haloperoxidase → MKASLIFAPARRRLLLLGAALCAGLTSCPRPPPPTQPVRCPLSTQEWAAIEAPGHSAARVWNELALNAIRNVLPQPTVHARTLFHLSAAMYDTWATFDPVARGVFVNEQRSGTPAQVEEAVNRAAHRVLSARFTATVPALGACFDDRLRHLGLNPDDTGTQGDSASATGNRTGQAILDLNRDDGSNERGGYADTSGYRFSNEPLRPEQPGVTLNDPDRWQRLLLAQPFTQNGIPQSGPQPYMGAHWGAVKPFAMTRQGRYYHDPGPAPSLNDPQMRARWIPDLLRRQSRLDDRLNTTTDISPAALGNNTPGRNDGAGHALNPATGLPYPPNVVRLADYGRVIAEYWADGPRAETPPGHWNVLANAAADAPTFQRRLGGRGPELGRLEWDLKMYLALNGALHDAAIAAWDVKRQTDTARPISLVRFVATQGMRGLQDEVDVLEERGGKAMVRGWSAAAGVQWIDPLRWVPYQAASFVSPAFPGFVSGHSTFSRAAAEVLTDLTGSAFFPGGLHEITVRPGALLIDRNSNTVPVRLQWATYADAADQAGQSRIWGGIHIEPDDLAGRRIGQQVGLDAVALARRYFTGQAP
- a CDS encoding copper amine oxidase N-terminal domain-containing protein, with the translated sequence MPLRSFPSLPFRSTADQRPRGRTRLLTLLALLAPPTQGGVLTAGLTAGLTLGLPGGALAAQPALGSVQLTFTVDQTATFVNGDPVTLLAAPRLVGGRTMLPLRETAALLGHPLPGTAGQVQLARLSVDTRQNSASLNGTPQPAGTVATLGGVLYVSARTLADALNANLSTDDGRTFTLTALRDGGNPLIPQARFSTDKTTYAPGERVVYTEYPFDPDGADITARRWTGRQDAYFQPGTYTVSLTVTNSRGLQSQPFTRTIRVEGTPIDTPLTYALKYALPGDSFPDPQVLSYPSATPTTAEGPSYPLLFSDSPEVPAQSGVLYQDSLSGRARLLAYHLNGLGRPARLYVMARNLESRPVEVRSERLGETAPTRIEGILGQVTLLEYFASSGGTTLNLLPGQTAAVYASPTLSAGSGVNVMQDLITSGRVELTFLMLEDALPPTAQVMQQLPYLRPDGKHVRGTFQGAVRSLRVNLGALPARIVIGDGRVDPALTGTDALTGQSVRLSGNYGVLYDLEVNGAAGTAVALSPRGGLYRGAMHVQDGPITQTIKLPRTGNALKPDEPVLLWRPQSDRLNIDFVPSSGSNLPISLVFYRARTLSGFGGLLKTYQP